Sequence from the Aquimarina sp. Aq107 genome:
TGGAAGCATCTTTTAGCGCAGATGAATATCACAAGTTTCCTACAAGTTTTGATACGATCCTTTCGTTTTTAAGTAATTTAGGGTGGTTTAGCAAAAATAACGACAACTACACTTTTACTGACAAAGGGTTGTTTTTCGCTAAAAGAGCAACAGCATATGGTGTAACAGTTTCTTACATCCCAATGTTTAGACAGATGAATCAATTATTATTTGGTGATCCAAACGTTTTATGGAACACTGAGAAAAGTTCTGACGAATCCCATGTAGACCGCGAAATGAATGTATGGGGCAGCGGAGGAGCTCACACCACCTACTTTAAAAAAATTGATGAAATTATTATTAGTCTATTCAATAAACCTTTAGAAGAACAACCCAAAGGGATTCTTGATATGGGTTGCGGAAATGGAGCATTTCTTATTCATCTTTTCGAAATCATTGAATCAAAAACATTAAGAGGTAAACACCTAGATGACCATCCTTTATTTTTAGTTGGTGCAGATTATAATAAAGCAGCACTAAAAGTTACAAGAGCAAATTTAATTCAAGCAGATATCTGGGCAAAAGTTATTTGGGGTGATATTAGCGATCCTGATCTTCTCGAAAACGATTTAAAAGAAAATCACAAAATTGAACTAAAAGATCTTTTATCTGTTAGAACTTTTCTAGATCATAACAGAATATGGAGTGAACCAATATCTACATTAAATACGTCTAGTGAATCTACAGGGGCTTTTGCATATAGAGGAAAGTTACTACAAAATGATGATGTAGAACGTAATCTAAAGGATCATTTTAAAAAATGGGAACCACATATTGCTAAATTTGGTTTAATCGTTATAGAATTACATACTGTACCTCCAGACATAGTCTCTAATAATATCGGAAGCACAGCGGCTACAGCTTATGATGCCACCCATGGATTTTCTGATCAATATATTTTAGAAATCAATTCCTTCCTTAAAGTTATCGAAGAAGTAGGATTACAAAGCGATCCAAACCATTTTTCTAAATTCCCGAATTCTGAATTGGCAACCGTAAGTATACACTATATTACAGGAAAGTAAACGCATAAAAAAATCCTGGTTGATGAATCCAGGATTTTCTATTTCTTTACTCTTATACCTTAAGAGGCAACAACCCTCACTGGCATCGTATAAAATTTAACTCCAGTGCGTGGTTTAGCTTCTATCTTTTGATAATTTAGCCTGTTTTTAATGTAACCTTTAATGACATCGCTATCAGAGTTAACAGAAAGGACTACAATTTCACCTTCATCGTTTAAAGTAAAAGTAACACTAGCCTCAATCTCATCTTCTATTTTAAAAGAAGGCTTTTTTAATAATTCTTTAATTTCCTGCGTGAAATTAGTTTCTGACTCTGTTGGTTTTGTACTTGCAGTTGCAACACTACTGATTGCAAAAGCTGCTGCTAACAGCATAACATTTAATTTTTTCATTCTATTCGTTTTTATTGATTTATGCTTATAAGACTACTAGGCATCAAAGATTGTTACATCCCAAAAACATCTTTAACAACAGATTAACAAACTAACAAACAATAGTTTGCGGAATTTATAATTAAGTAAAAACTTAAGCATCTTGAGGTTAAACAACTACTATATTGGTTCCCAACATTAATCTTCACACATCCTTGTATAGCACTTAAAAGATCGAGAACTATATTATTTTAAAATATGATTAACAGAATCCAATTCGTAAAAACTTAATTTCATCAATTAAATAAAAACACATAAATCTTCATCAATCAAAAAGATCATGAAAAAATTAAACACTACTCTTTATGGAATACTGTTTTTTACAGTTTTGTATTCTATTAAATCTTATGCTACAGATCCTATTAATACCAGAATGTTGCATACCCCAGCGATCAGCCAATCACATATTGCTTTTATTTATGCAGAAGATCTTTGGATAGCTAAATCGGATGGTACTCAACCCCGTAGACTAACGATAGATGAAGGAATAGAATCTAACCCTATTTTTTCTCCCGATGGTAAGTTAATTGCCTTTAGCGCAGAGTATGATGGAAATGTTGATGTTTTTACCATTCCGGTAGAAGGAGGGATTCCTAAAAGATTAACCTGGCACCCTATGAGGGATACTACTTTGGGGTTTTCTCCTGATGGCAACTCGGTACTTTTTAACTCACAAAGAGCTATTCATACCAATCGATATTCTAAGCTTTATCAAGTATCTATTAATGGTGGTTTCCCAACAGAGCTAGAAATACCTAATGCTTGGCATGCTACATATTCTCCAGATGGAAAGTATATGGCTTATACACCAATAAGAGAACGTTTCCATCAATGGAAAAACTATCGAGGAGGTACAACAGCAAACATATGGTTGTTCTCGTTTGGAGATAAATCAATTATAAAAATTCCGCAACCTAAGGGAGGAAGTAATGATGTACAACCTATGTGGAAAGATAATACCATATTCTTCTTAAGTGACCGTAGCGGAGAATTTAACCTATTTTCTTATGACATAAACTCAAAAACAATAGAACAACTTACTCAATTTGATAAGTTCCCTATTACAAATGCTGATTTAGGGAGTAATAAAATAATTTTTGAACAAGCCGGTTACCTTCATACATATGATATCAGTGCAAAAACGAGTACTAAACTAACTATAGGCATTGCTACAGATCTCTTGGAATTACGTGATAGGTATGTAAAAAGTTCACGATACGTGCGCTCCGCTGATATATCGCCTTCGGGAAAAAGAGCAGTTTTTGATTACAGAGGAGAAATTATAACCGTTCCTGAAAACAAAGGAGATTCTAGAAACTTAACCCAAAGCCCGGGAAGTCATGAAAAATATCCTTCTTGGTCTCCTGACGGAAAAAACATTGCTTATTTTTCTGATGGTTCTGGAGAATATGAATTACATATTAAATCGCAAGATGGGAAAGGAAATTCTCGAAAATTTAAAATCCCAGGCACAGGTTTTTACGCTTACACCAATTGGTCACCAGATAGTAAAAAAATTAGCTTTTCTGACAATGGTAGAAATTTATATATTTTAGATATCGATTCTAAAAAAGTTTCTAAAGTTGCCAATGATGAATACTATGTCCCAGGAGCTTTTAGAAATATTTTTGGAGATTGGTCTCATGACTCTAAATGGATTGTGTATTCAAAAATCATAGATTCTAACTTTGAGCAAGTATTCTTATACAATATACTAGAATCAAAATCATACCCTATAAGTGATGGATTAAGTAATGCCACCAATCCTGTTTTTGATCCAAGTGGGGATTATATTTATTTCTTTGCCTCTACTGATGCTGGACCTGTTGTTAACTGGTTTGATCAGTCTAACCAAGATATGACAGCTAGCAACTCCATTTATCTCGCTACACTCAGAAAAGATATCATCTCTCCTTTTGCTAAAGAAAGTGATGAAGAAGAACCTAAAGAAAAAGATGAGTCTACAGAAGAGGAAGATTCTAATAAATCCGTGCAAATTGATATTGATGGAATACAAAATAGAATCATTGACATTCCTATAAAAGCCGGTAGCTATCGTGAATTAAATTCAGGGCAAGCAAATAAGATTTTATATATTTCCTCAAACTCTTCAGACCGTTCAATTCCTTCATCACTACACGAATATGATTTAAACGAACGTAAGGACACTAAGGTTATGGAATTAGATAATTATGTTATTTCTTCTAATGCCAAGAAAATGCTTTATCAAAAGGATAATAGATGGGGGATTACCGATTTAGCCAAAAAACCAAAGGCCGGAAAAGGAATCTTAAAAGTTAGCGAAATAGAGGTAAAAATGAGCCCAACAAAGGAATGGGAAAACATTTTCGAAGAAGCATGGCGGATCAATCGTGACTATTTTTATGACCCAGGAATGCACGGTTCGGATTGGAAAGGAATGAAAAAGAAATATCAACAGTTCTTACCTCATCTTTCCTGCAGAAATGACCTTAACAGAGTTATACAATGGATGTGTAGCGAATTATCTGTAGGTCATCATAGACTACAAGGAGGTGGAGAAAGACTGAATACACCCGAAAGAATTCCCGGAGGTCTTCTTGGAGCAGATTACGAAATAACAAACAATAGGTATCGATTTAAGAAAATTTATGGAGGATTAAATTGGACTCCTGATTTAAGATCACCACTAACTGAGCCTGGTGTTTTAGTAAATAAGGGCGATTACTTATTAGCTGTAAACGGAACAAACATCGAAGGTACCATGAACCTTTTTAGTGCTTTTGAGAATACTGCAAATAAAATTACCGAAATTACCATAAGTCCTAATAACTCATATAAAAATTCTAGAGTCGTAAAAGTAACGCCTATAACTAGTGAGTATCGATTACGTAATCGAGATTGGGTTGAAGGAAATCTAAAAAAAGTACACGAAGCTACTAATGGTCAAGTAGCGTATGTATATGTTCCAAATACCGCTGGTGCTGGTCACGAGTATTTTAAAAGATATTTCTTCCCACAAGCC
This genomic interval carries:
- a CDS encoding class I SAM-dependent methyltransferase; amino-acid sequence: MLTKEEKQKFREELFRHLDGITVAPVAYSLLKKQITDYIVTKKSVSVSEIIEEFGGNAGYINVALRLLSSQGWLIYEVKQNKIKVSLNEYTKIAFDYFHLYEGVVDLLEYSGKFHPRKFELEPFHKLEKLITQYKNSFNLSFSENDIANRIQHQILKHIEGILVGPTIVHLGMGGMFHKYFMEASFSADEYHKFPTSFDTILSFLSNLGWFSKNNDNYTFTDKGLFFAKRATAYGVTVSYIPMFRQMNQLLFGDPNVLWNTEKSSDESHVDREMNVWGSGGAHTTYFKKIDEIIISLFNKPLEEQPKGILDMGCGNGAFLIHLFEIIESKTLRGKHLDDHPLFLVGADYNKAALKVTRANLIQADIWAKVIWGDISDPDLLENDLKENHKIELKDLLSVRTFLDHNRIWSEPISTLNTSSESTGAFAYRGKLLQNDDVERNLKDHFKKWEPHIAKFGLIVIELHTVPPDIVSNNIGSTAATAYDATHGFSDQYILEINSFLKVIEEVGLQSDPNHFSKFPNSELATVSIHYITGK
- a CDS encoding S41 family peptidase yields the protein MKKLNTTLYGILFFTVLYSIKSYATDPINTRMLHTPAISQSHIAFIYAEDLWIAKSDGTQPRRLTIDEGIESNPIFSPDGKLIAFSAEYDGNVDVFTIPVEGGIPKRLTWHPMRDTTLGFSPDGNSVLFNSQRAIHTNRYSKLYQVSINGGFPTELEIPNAWHATYSPDGKYMAYTPIRERFHQWKNYRGGTTANIWLFSFGDKSIIKIPQPKGGSNDVQPMWKDNTIFFLSDRSGEFNLFSYDINSKTIEQLTQFDKFPITNADLGSNKIIFEQAGYLHTYDISAKTSTKLTIGIATDLLELRDRYVKSSRYVRSADISPSGKRAVFDYRGEIITVPENKGDSRNLTQSPGSHEKYPSWSPDGKNIAYFSDGSGEYELHIKSQDGKGNSRKFKIPGTGFYAYTNWSPDSKKISFSDNGRNLYILDIDSKKVSKVANDEYYVPGAFRNIFGDWSHDSKWIVYSKIIDSNFEQVFLYNILESKSYPISDGLSNATNPVFDPSGDYIYFFASTDAGPVVNWFDQSNQDMTASNSIYLATLRKDIISPFAKESDEEEPKEKDESTEEEDSNKSVQIDIDGIQNRIIDIPIKAGSYRELNSGQANKILYISSNSSDRSIPSSLHEYDLNERKDTKVMELDNYVISSNAKKMLYQKDNRWGITDLAKKPKAGKGILKVSEIEVKMSPTKEWENIFEEAWRINRDYFYDPGMHGSDWKGMKKKYQQFLPHLSCRNDLNRVIQWMCSELSVGHHRLQGGGERLNTPERIPGGLLGADYEITNNRYRFKKIYGGLNWTPDLRSPLTEPGVLVNKGDYLLAVNGTNIEGTMNLFSAFENTANKITEITISPNNSYKNSRVVKVTPITSEYRLRNRDWVEGNLKKVHEATNGQVAYVYVPNTAGAGHEYFKRYFFPQANKKAIIIDERFNGGGQIADYYINLLLNPYQSHWNFRYGKDLKTPSASIQGPKVMIIDETAGSGGDMLPWMFRKFKVGQMVGKRTWGGLVGVLGFPEFIDGASVTAPNVAIWTEDGFIVENVGVAPDIEVDQLPSEVIKGKDPQLEKAIEIVLKELKNNPPKEHKRPPYPKRAKN